One genomic window of Microbacterium sp. BH-3-3-3 includes the following:
- a CDS encoding sensor histidine kinase KdpD — protein MFRRAVLRLTVFFSLVQLTVFGAFAVAIYLFVTTVFDYDPPEGDTAIAVDAAEVAFSGLRTGLLISFAILVVLVPAVSYVMARRTLAPVRLAYEAQERFVDDASHEFRTPLSVISGELELALLAPRSSTEYVTAIRRSIDAVEQMERLTSDLLLLGQAGDRRIEDIFSPVRVKEIVLGAIPGRDRDRSWPTLTLDFDGDPIVRGSRELLTRAVGNLVENASKFTPASGVVRVRVSERAGLAIIAVADDGPGFPPGTQSRAFDRFWRADSVQSIPGHGLGLPLVRQIVTAHGGRVAIDSETRQGTVATIELPKLNAR, from the coding sequence ATGTTCCGCCGGGCCGTCCTCCGGCTCACCGTGTTCTTCTCCCTCGTGCAGCTGACGGTCTTCGGGGCGTTCGCGGTCGCCATCTATCTCTTCGTCACCACGGTGTTCGACTACGACCCGCCCGAGGGCGACACCGCCATTGCCGTCGATGCGGCCGAGGTCGCGTTCTCGGGGCTGCGCACTGGGCTGCTGATTAGCTTCGCGATCCTCGTGGTGCTCGTGCCCGCCGTCAGCTATGTCATGGCCCGCCGCACGCTCGCGCCGGTGCGGCTGGCGTACGAAGCGCAGGAGAGGTTCGTCGATGACGCCTCGCACGAGTTCCGCACCCCACTCAGCGTGATCTCGGGTGAGTTGGAGCTGGCGCTGCTCGCACCCCGCTCCAGCACCGAGTACGTCACCGCCATCCGGCGGAGCATCGACGCTGTCGAGCAGATGGAACGCCTCACCAGCGACCTGCTGCTGCTCGGGCAGGCGGGCGATCGGCGCATCGAAGACATCTTCAGTCCCGTCAGGGTGAAGGAGATCGTTCTCGGAGCTATCCCCGGCCGCGACCGGGATCGGTCCTGGCCGACACTGACGCTTGATTTCGACGGCGACCCGATCGTTCGAGGTTCGCGCGAGCTGCTGACCCGCGCGGTCGGGAACCTCGTCGAGAACGCCTCCAAGTTCACCCCGGCTTCCGGTGTCGTCCGGGTGCGGGTGAGCGAGCGTGCGGGCCTGGCGATCATCGCGGTCGCGGACGACGGTCCCGGATTCCCGCCCGGCACCCAGTCCCGCGCGTTCGACCGGTTCTGGCGAGCGGACTCCGTGCAGTCCATCCCCGGCCACGGACTGGGCCTGCCGCTGGTGAGACAGATCGTCACCGCTCATGGTGGCCGTGTGGCGATCGACTCGGAGACTCGACAGGGCACGGTCGCCACGATCGAACTTCCTAAGCTGAACGCGCGCTGA